GGAGGGAAATTTGCAGAGCATCTCTGAGGAAGCTGAAGAGCCATGGAGCGGTCAATGCTTGATAGTGGAGGTCCATTGGCGAGGAGGCAAAGGCAAGGGCGACCAAGTGTGACAACAGCAGAGCAACATGACTGGGTCGGTGGGATTGGGCTGAAAGGAGCCACTGCTGCTCTACACGGTATCAGCTGAACCAGTGCTGAGAAGAATGTTCTGCTGCATCCTCCCACTTCTTCCTCGGGTAACATCGGTGGAGGTGGTTGCTGGTCCTCGAGCTGTGCAGTGACTATGGTAAGAACCGTTATGGTCATGAGCAGTGCCATAGCTAACCCAACAACTCTCATGGCTTTCATCACGTAAACAATAATAGTGTAATGAGATGATGCATGATGTGCAACGAGATGATGCTTCTTTATACTATGAAGGGGTGTCATATCATGCTGTGTAGCACCTCTCTCCTACCTCACAACCCAAATAAGCCTCACGGTTACAACGTGTGTTTCTCACTCCTAGAGTTTCAATCT
The window above is part of the Brassica napus cultivar Da-Ae chromosome C8, Da-Ae, whole genome shotgun sequence genome. Proteins encoded here:
- the LOC106367847 gene encoding putative lipid-transfer protein DIR1, with protein sequence MKAMRVVGLAMALLMTITVLTIVTAQLEDQQPPPPMLPEEEVGGCSRTFFSALVQLIPCRAAVAPFSPIPPTQSCCSAVVTLGRPCLCLLANGPPLSSIDRSMALQLPQRCSANFPPCDIIN